AAGGAGGAGAGAGGAAGCAAGGATGAGGGAGGATGCAAACAAGACAAGAGTGATTTGCAATACAGAAAGATACTAGACACACATTTTCCCCTTCTGAGCAGATCCCAACATCCAGTGGTACCTGAATCCCTGTATTTCTATCCTTGTCTCTCCATTGCCTTAGGGGGAGGAGGTTGTTTGAAATAAGAAATCTGCCATATTCATATGCCCAAAGCTATGATTACCATAATGATAGAAAGCGCACATCTGTTATTTTATTTGTGGTTCACTTTCTGGTCTCCTTTAACTCTCCCAGCATTGCAGGACAGCACCCCACTCCTAGAAGAAGCATCTTAACTACTCATCCTACTTCTGCTGTGGAAGCTTCCAAGTGACTTTGGCAACCTTAGATTTTGGGTTCCTCTTCCTATGCATTCCTAACTCCAGGGGTACTAACATCCTCTGATCTCATAAAAATAGTTTCTTtcttctaggaaaaaaaacaaaacaaaacgaAAAACACACACCAAGAATCCcataaaaacaacagaaatgtaATAGctgacatttttcctttttggtaGCAGATGGCTGGAATCTTGTCAATCAGGTCCTGAAGAACTAACAGATGACAACCCATCAGACCACAACAGGGGGTTTTATTGCACCCAGGCTGGAATTATCTCAAGGGTGCCACCAGGGTGGACAATGAACAACAGCACTGCATGCCATGATGATCACACCCTGGATAAGTATTTGTTTCCATTTGTGTACAGCATTGTGATGATGATCAGTATTCCCATCAACTGCATATCCCTCTATGCATCTTGCGTTCAGGTGAGGAAAAAGAATGAGTTAGCAGTCTACATCTTTAGCCTGTCCCTGGCTGACCTTTTGTACGCCTTGATTCTGCCTCTGTGGATTGATTATGCCTGGCATGGAGATGACTGGAGGCTCTCTGCCTTGCTCTGTCAGATTTTTGCCTTCCTTACGTATATGAATTTCTACACCAGCACTGCATTCCTTGCTTGCATCTCTCTTGACAGGTACCTGGCATTAGTTCACCCCTTGAAGCTCCAGTACTTGCGCACAAGAAGATTTTCATTGATTGTCAGCATAATTGTTTGGCTTCTGGAAAGCATCTTTAATTCAGTCATATTGGTGAAAAAAGAAGTATTCAATGATCCTTGCAATTTCACTAATCATACATTATGCTATGATAACTACCCCCTGAAAGGGTGGCAGGCGAACATAAATTTATTCCGGATATGCTCAGGATACTTGGTCCCTTTGATAATCATTCTGTTTTGCTACCATAAAATCTACCAAGTAGTGAGGTGCAACCAAGCCACAGtagatgaagaaaagaaaaaagtgaaaaaacttATTGTGAACATCACAGTTAGTTTCATTGTTTGCTTCACTCCTTATCATGTTGTACTGCTTATCCGCAGCATCAAAGAACCTTCCACCTCTGACCCACATATTTTGTTGCTGCTGTATAAGGTTTACAGAATCACACAGGCCTTAACAAGTTTGAATTGCATCGCAGATCCCATTCTGTACTGCTTTGTGAGTGAAACTGCACGGACAGAGATAGTGAATTTGCTCAGGTATTGCTTGTGCCTACGAAAGCACGGGGAAGACCAAGTGAAAGGACATGCTCTGTACAGTTCTGCTACAAAAAACAC
The Agelaius phoeniceus isolate bAgePho1 chromosome 6, bAgePho1.hap1, whole genome shotgun sequence DNA segment above includes these coding regions:
- the GPR65 gene encoding G-protein coupled receptor 65, which produces MNNSTACHDDHTLDKYLFPFVYSIVMMISIPINCISLYASCVQVRKKNELAVYIFSLSLADLLYALILPLWIDYAWHGDDWRLSALLCQIFAFLTYMNFYTSTAFLACISLDRYLALVHPLKLQYLRTRRFSLIVSIIVWLLESIFNSVILVKKEVFNDPCNFTNHTLCYDNYPLKGWQANINLFRICSGYLVPLIIILFCYHKIYQVVRCNQATVDEEKKKVKKLIVNITVSFIVCFTPYHVVLLIRSIKEPSTSDPHILLLLYKVYRITQALTSLNCIADPILYCFVSETARTEIVNLLRYCLCLRKHGEDQVKGHALYSSATKNTALVTYRSSCETQTVKIS